A stretch of Manduca sexta isolate Smith_Timp_Sample1 unplaced genomic scaffold, JHU_Msex_v1.0 HiC_scaffold_3843, whole genome shotgun sequence DNA encodes these proteins:
- the LOC119193265 gene encoding microvitellogenin-like, whose product MLRITLLLTLVALACHAAPSSDDAAVEPLYRSVTIADYKTALSQSKSLVNRQKGRIISKTVDKLINENPKKVMYFAYYLWNNGAQDIVKNYFPLPFRVIFSQLSVELYNKKYSMELKVTLSTDSDNERGVYGDYSKVGARADWTFMVTEAADEKVYFKVYNPSNNQYMKSGNSADGDNDRPIYASTNSDTFRHQWYLEPVMYNGDLLFYIFNREYNQPLKLGQFTDSDGDRRAYAHGGDPSGDPERFGWKMVRY is encoded by the coding sequence ATGCTACGGATAACGCTTCTACTGACGCTCGTGGCGCTCGCGTGCCACGCTGCTCCTTCCTCTGACGATGCAGCTGTCGAGCCTCTATACAGAAGTGTGACCATCGCCGACTACAAGACTGCTCTATCACAGAGTAAAAGTCTCGTAAACAGACAGAAAGGCAGAATCATCTCGAAAACTGTCGACAAACTGATCAACGAGAACCCAAAGAAGGTTATGTACTTCGCGTACTATCTGTGGAACAACGGAGCCCAAGACATCGTCAAGAATTACTTCCCGCTCCCATTCAGAGTGATCTTCAGCCAGCTTTCCGTCGAGCTCTATAACAAGAAATACTCCATGGAGCTCAAGGTAACACTTAGCACTGATTCCGATAACGAAAGGGGCGTGTATGGTGACTATAGTAAAGTTGGCGCGAGGGCAGACTGGACATTCATGGTTACTGAGGCAGCAGACGAGAAGGTCTACTTTAAAGTCTACAACCCTAGCAATAACCAATATATGAAATCCGGAAATTCAGCTGATGGGGACAATGACCGCCCGATTTACGCTTCTACTAATTCTGACACGTTTAGACATCAGTGGTACCTTGAGCCAGTCATGTACAATGGCGACCTCCTGTTCTACATTTTCAACCGGGAGTACAACCAGCCCCTGAAGCTGGGCCAATTCACGGACTCGGATGGCGACCGCCGGGCTTACGCGCATGGCGGAGATCCGTCTGGCGATCCTGAACGTTTCGGATGGAAGATGGTCCGTTACTAA